The following nucleotide sequence is from uncultured Draconibacterium sp..
CCAATCAAAATGGATTTTACAAACTAATGCTTGATAAGGGCGATGTTGATTTGTCAATTTCAAACGGAGGTTTTAAATCCGTTTTACACCACGTGAATGCCATTTCTGATACTACTTTAGTGGTTAGTTTAAAGCCATTAATGGGTAGTAAAGACCGACAGAAAAAGAATGATCAGGTGCACGCAGAGCTTAAAACGGAAAAGAAGAATGATCGTAAAGGATTTAAGTTGTTCTAGTTAATTGAAGCGCAACAGTTAACCTTATTTAGTATCCAGTACTTCTTTAATAATTTTTCCCTGGCATTTATCGGGGATAGGCACAGAAATTAGTTCGGCCAATGTTGGAACCAAATCTACAGCATTGTGAGTTGTACTAATTTGTTGTGCTTTTATGTTTTT
It contains:
- a CDS encoding carboxypeptidase-like regulatory domain-containing protein — its product is MKTVLITQFALLLLVIPGMSWAQIVSISGYVNNGSNGKALENVSIFDQNSGIGTITNQNGFYKLMLDKGDVDLSISNGGFKSVLHHVNAISDTTLVVSLKPLMGSKDRQKKNDQVHAELKTEKKNDRKGFKLF